The sequence below is a genomic window from Candidatus Methylomirabilota bacterium.
GCCCTCGGCGGCGTCGGCTTCACGATTACCGCCCTGGTCGAGATCCTGGGCCGCCATCGTTACCATGCGCTCCTGCGCCCGGCCGTGCTCATGGGGCTGCTCCTGTACGCCAGCGCCATCGTCATGCTGATGGTGGAGCTCGGGCGGCCGTGGATGGTGTGGATGATCCTCGTGTCCTGGGCGCCCACCGCCGCGCTCTACGAGGTCGGCTGGTGCGCCTTCCTCTACCTCTCCGTGCTCGCCATCGAGTTCGCGCAGGTGCCGGCGGAGGAGCTCGGCTGGGGCCGCGCGCTCCGCGTGATCCGGACCATCTACATGCCCATCATGCTGCTGGGCGTGACGCTCTCGCATCTCCACCAGTCCTCGCTGGGCACGCTGCTGGTGCTGATCCCCCACAAGATCAACGTGCTCTGGTGGTCGGAGAATCTCCCGCTGCTCTTCCTCTTCTCGGCCATGATGGCGGGCCCCGCGCTGGCCATCCTCGAGCACCTGGCCGCCGCACGCTGGCTGGGCTTCACGCCGCGCATGGCGATGCTGGGGAGCCTGGCGCGCATCGAGGTGTGGGTCGTCGGCCTCTTCCTCGCGTTCCAGATGGGCGATCTCCTGGCCCGCGGCGCTTCCGACGCCATGCTCGCCTGGAACTGGTTCGCCGTCTCGTTCTGGGTGGAGGTGGGGCTGGGGCTCCTGGTCCCGCTGGTGCTCCTCATGCTCCCGGAGGTGCGGCAGCGCCCGGCCGGGCTGGCCACGGCGTGCGCTCTCATCGTGGGCGGGGTGCTGCTACACCGGCTCAACGTGGCAGTCATCGGCCTCCGCGTCCGGCACTGGGAGACCTATGTGCCGGCGCTGGCCGAGGTCGGGATCACGCTGGGGATCACGGCGGGGGCCGTGTTCGTCTACGGTGTGCTGATCCGCGTGCTGCCGATCCACGAGGAGCTGCGCGCGCCTCACGCGGCGTCGCGCCCGCACGCCGCGCCCGCCGGGGCCGTTCATGGCGCGGGCCGGGCCACCGCGTCCTGACATGATCTCCGGCGTCCGCATCGTCGTCACGCTGGTGGTGCTGGCCAATCTCATCCTGACCCTCGCGCTGATCGCGCAGGTGCGCGAGGTGCGGCAGCGCGTGGCGGCCCTGCCGGCGGACGTGGCCACCAAGCGCGACATCGCCGCTCTGCGCCCGCTGCCCATCCGGCAGATCCTCACGCAGAACTGCATCGGCTGTCACACCGCGCGGCGGCTCGGCGCGGCGGCGGTGCTCGAGCCCGCGCAGCTCCAGAAGACCATCGAGCGCATGCAGACGCATCCGGGCGCCGACATCACGGACGACGAGCTCGAGAAGATCGGCGCCTCGATGCTGGTGCTGCGCTGCGCGCGCTGCCATGACGAGACGACGGTAAACCTGATGGTGCTGAAGACCGCGCCGGAGCGCCTCGCCACCATCAGGCGCATGGCGGCGCTGCCCGGATCGGGCGTGCGGCCGGATCAGGCGGTGGCGATCGCCAAGGCGTTCGACACGCTGCTGGCGCTACCCCACTAGCGAGCGGCGCTCGCTCAGAAGCGCGGCGCGGGCCGCGGGCCCGTGTCCATCCCCTCCAGCCCGTCGCGCAGCGGGCGAATCTCGATGGCCAGGCCCGCCTGCGCCAGCGGGTGATGCCGGGTGAAGTCGAGCACCTCGTCGAGGTTCGGCGCCTCCAGGATCATGTAGCCGGCGAGCTGCTCCTTGGTCTCGGCGAAAGGCCCGTCGGTGATGAGGGGCCGGCCGTCCTTGATCCGGACCATCGTGGTGGTGTCCGTGCCCTGCAGGCGCTCGCCGCCCAGATAGAAGCCACCGGCTCTCCGAGGCTCCGCATAGTCGATGGCCTTCTGCACGAGCCCGCGCTGCTCCGCCGCCGTGAGGGCGTCCCACCACTTCTCGTCCTTGTAGATGAGGAGCATGTAGCGCATCGCGTGCCTCCCGAGGCGGGGTCCGGCGCCCCGCGCGTCAGCCCGCCACGCTCGGCGTGGGCAGGGGTACCTGCACCGGCTGCGGCGGGCGGAAGGTGGCGGCGATGGCCACCGCGCCCAGCCCGATGCCGGCCGAGCCCGCGAAGAGCCAGAAGTAGCTGCCGAAGGAATCGTAGAAGAAGCCGCCCGCCACGGGACCGATGGCCATGCCGAGCGTGGCCACCGCGCCGAGGGCGCCGAACACCGTGCCCATGATCTTGGCGCCGAAGTACTCGCGCACCACGATGGCGTAGAGCGGCATCACGCCGCCGTAGGAGAAGCCGAACCCGAGCGCGAGGGCGTAGAAGGCCGCCGTCGTCCCGATCACGGTGTAGAGCGCGATGGCCGTGGCCTGCGCGGTGAGACCGATCAGGATCATGCGCTTGGCGCCGATGCGGTCGGCGATGAGCCCGCAGAGGATCTTGCCGCCGAGGGAGCCAATGCCCGCCACGCCGAACACGGTGGCCGCGGTCAT
It includes:
- the nrfD gene encoding NrfD/PsrC family molybdoenzyme membrane anchor subunit, with the protein product ALGGVGFTITALVEILGRHRYHALLRPAVLMGLLLYASAIVMLMVELGRPWMVWMILVSWAPTAALYEVGWCAFLYLSVLAIEFAQVPAEELGWGRALRVIRTIYMPIMLLGVTLSHLHQSSLGTLLVLIPHKINVLWWSENLPLLFLFSAMMAGPALAILEHLAAARWLGFTPRMAMLGSLARIEVWVVGLFLAFQMGDLLARGASDAMLAWNWFAVSFWVEVGLGLLVPLVLLMLPEVRQRPAGLATACALIVGGVLLHRLNVAVIGLRVRHWETYVPALAEVGITLGITAGAVFVYGVLIRVLPIHEELRAPHAASRPHAAPAGAVHGAGRATAS
- a CDS encoding YciI family protein, which translates into the protein MRYMLLIYKDEKWWDALTAAEQRGLVQKAIDYAEPRRAGGFYLGGERLQGTDTTTMVRIKDGRPLITDGPFAETKEQLAGYMILEAPNLDEVLDFTRHHPLAQAGLAIEIRPLRDGLEGMDTGPRPAPRF
- a CDS encoding cytochrome c encodes the protein MISGVRIVVTLVVLANLILTLALIAQVREVRQRVAALPADVATKRDIAALRPLPIRQILTQNCIGCHTARRLGAAAVLEPAQLQKTIERMQTHPGADITDDELEKIGASMLVLRCARCHDETTVNLMVLKTAPERLATIRRMAALPGSGVRPDQAVAIAKAFDTLLALPH